A genomic stretch from Cellulomonas sp. KRMCY2 includes:
- a CDS encoding PLD nuclease N-terminal domain-containing protein has protein sequence MLKALFYVVPIALALYALIDLQRSKPVERADIHPVAWVALIILLPVVGPIAWILVSRSRRAPEARPTLGARPGPNARPAPGTRPVPPNGRRPGPAGRTWPVRRPGPLAPDDDPDFLWRLEQQQRRRGTGPGGRKKPASPLDPDTGPTVEDTPTNPTDSTPPPTDETP, from the coding sequence ATGCTCAAGGCCCTGTTCTACGTCGTGCCGATCGCCCTGGCGCTCTACGCGCTGATCGACCTGCAGCGCAGCAAGCCGGTCGAGCGCGCCGACATCCACCCCGTCGCCTGGGTCGCCCTGATCATCCTGCTGCCCGTCGTCGGGCCGATCGCCTGGATCCTGGTCAGCCGAAGCCGACGCGCTCCCGAGGCGCGCCCGACCCTGGGCGCGCGGCCCGGACCGAACGCTCGTCCGGCACCTGGTACACGTCCGGTACCGCCGAACGGCCGACGCCCGGGTCCCGCGGGACGCACCTGGCCGGTCCGCCGGCCCGGTCCCCTCGCCCCGGACGACGACCCCGACTTCCTGTGGCGCCTCGAGCAGCAGCAGCGACGTCGCGGGACGGGTCCTGGCGGCCGGAAGAAGCCGGCGTCCCCGCTCGACCCCGACACCGGCCCGACCGTCGAGGACACCCCCACCAACCCGACCGACAGCACCCCGCCACCCACCGACGAGACCCCCTGA
- a CDS encoding DUF4229 domain-containing protein — protein MRLIVYSVLRLGLFGMALLGLWAVGMGGWLLVVVAAFVAWALSYLVLAGPRDAAALWLAERAEGRRTSGARFTAGVESDALAEDAEAEVAAQDAETETEAGPGTDTDASPETDTDASPDAGADADAETDADPTVSGPTQSAKPSPSSTP, from the coding sequence GTGCGCCTGATCGTCTACTCCGTGCTCCGCCTCGGCCTGTTCGGGATGGCGCTCCTGGGGCTGTGGGCGGTGGGCATGGGCGGGTGGCTGCTCGTCGTGGTCGCGGCCTTCGTGGCGTGGGCGTTGTCCTACCTGGTCCTCGCCGGTCCGCGCGATGCCGCTGCGCTGTGGCTCGCCGAGCGCGCCGAGGGCCGGCGCACGTCGGGTGCGCGGTTCACCGCGGGCGTCGAGTCCGACGCGCTCGCAGAGGACGCCGAGGCCGAGGTCGCAGCGCAGGACGCCGAGACCGAGACCGAGGCCGGCCCCGGCACGGACACCGACGCCAGTCCGGAGACCGACACCGACGCCAGTCCGGACGCCGGCGCCGACGCCGATGCCGAGACGGACGCCGACCCCACGGTCAGCGGACCGACTCAGAGCGCCAAGCCGAGTCCCAGCAGCACGCCGTAG